The sequence GCGCCGCGAGAAGGTCCGCAGCAGTTACGAACCCTATCGGCTTTCCAAAGCGGGTAACGAGGAGCCTCCTTATGCCCTTGTCCATCATCTTGTCGATGGCATCCTGTACCTCGTAGTCATCCTCGATTGTTACGGGGTTCTTGGTCATTACTTCCTCGACTTTAACGTCCTTGGGATCCCTACCTTTTGCCACGACCTTGTCGAGTATGTCCCTGTCGGTTATTATTCCAACGATTTCGTCGTCCTTGACGACGACAGCGCTTCCGACCTTGTTTCTTGAGAGGATTCTGGCGATTCTGTGGACTGTGTCGTCTGGTTTGACTATGACTGCCTTCCTTTTAACCACTTGTCCCACGGCGATTCTCGGTGCCATTTTACCACCTCGCTAACGGGGGTTAGAGAGGAAACTTAAAAACCTTTCCTCAGCGCCTGCGCTCCAAAAGATACGAGACGAGGAGAAACGTTAAGATGAACGCCGCAAGGGAGAGCACTACTGGAAGGACCGAAGCAGAAGTCTGTATTAATGGTGTGGTAGTTGTTCCCTGCGTGGTGTTGGCTGTGAGCACGGTTATTTCCCTGCCCGCTTCCATCACGGCAAAGTTCCCCGATTGAGTCGTATTGCTATAGGTTGGTATGTCCTTTGGACTCAGCAAGTCCGTTGAGGCCTTGTAGACGCCGGCCGCCATCATTCCCGCAATGGCCAAACTTATCACGTGGAGCCTCTCAAAGCCGGGCACGGCCTTCTTCTTAACTTTGGCCACGCTCTTCCTGGGAACAAGCAGAATGGGTCTGTCTGAAGCACTGTACAGCTTTACCTCCTGCAAACGCTTGCCGTACTTCTTGCCAGCGACCTCAACAAGCCCCACCTTGAGCATCTTGTCGATATGGTACGAGACTGTTGAGATGGGAAGGTTCAGCTCCCTCGCTATCTCGCTCATCGAAAGGGCCCTATCTTCCAGCAGGTGAAGGATGGCTATAGCTTTATCGTTCATTAGAATCTGAGCAAGCTCTTTTGCTCTCTCATCGTGTATGTCTATGGTCTCATAGTCCAAGGGAGCCACCTACGGAGAATACGGTGGGCGAATATTAAA comes from Thermococcus sp. LS1 and encodes:
- a CDS encoding transcriptional regulator; translation: MDYETIDIHDERAKELAQILMNDKAIAILHLLEDRALSMSEIARELNLPISTVSYHIDKMLKVGLVEVAGKKYGKRLQEVKLYSASDRPILLVPRKSVAKVKKKAVPGFERLHVISLAIAGMMAAGVYKASTDLLSPKDIPTYSNTTQSGNFAVMEAGREITVLTANTTQGTTTTPLIQTSASVLPVVLSLAAFILTFLLVSYLLERRR
- a CDS encoding cyclic nucleotide-binding/CBS domain-containing protein, with translation MAPRIAVGQVVKRKAVIVKPDDTVHRIARILSRNKVGSAVVVKDDEIVGIITDRDILDKVVAKGRDPKDVKVEEVMTKNPVTIEDDYEVQDAIDKMMDKGIRRLLVTRFGKPIGFVTAADLLAALNTYASEAEEAAEEEPEPETDVYGICELCGQYGSLYRVYIEGDEKWVCENCKDSVNL